A region of Vitis riparia cultivar Riparia Gloire de Montpellier isolate 1030 chromosome 1, EGFV_Vit.rip_1.0, whole genome shotgun sequence DNA encodes the following proteins:
- the LOC117903918 gene encoding lignin-forming anionic peroxidase-like, whose amino-acid sequence MGLTAGSSSWPSCISPACIFLAVFLVLSNMPCEAHLSPTFYDHTCPRALNTIRTAVRTAVSRERRMAASLIRLHFHDCFVQGCDASILLDDSSSIQSEKNAPNNLNSVRGYEVIDNIKSKVESICPGVVSCADIVAVAARDASVAVSGPTWAVKLGRRDSITSGLSQAATNLPSFRDSLDKLVSLFGSKGLSARDMVALSGSHTIGQARCVTFRDRIYDNGTDIDTGFASTRRRRCPADNGNGDANLAPLELVTPNSFDNNYFKNVIQRKGLLQSDQVLFSGGSTDSIVNEYSKSPKTFRSDFASAMVKMGDIEALTGSAGVIRKFCNVIN is encoded by the exons atgggtttAACAGCAGGAAGTTCAAGTTGGCCCTCTTGCATTTCTCCTGCCTGCATTTTTCTTGCTGTGTTCCTCGTTCTCTCAAACATGCCTTGTGAAGCTCACCTATCTCCAACGTTCTATGATCATACCTGTCCAAGAGCACTCAACACTATCCGGACAGCTGTAAGAACTGCGGTGTCACGTGAGCGTAGAATGGCAGCATCGCTGATTCGTCTCCACTTCCACGATTGCTTTGTCCAG GGCTGTGATGCATCAATCTTGCTTGATGATTCCTCCTCCATTCAAAGCGAGAAGAATGCACCTAATAATTTGAATTCAGTTAGAGGGTATGAAGTCATAGATAATATCAAGTCCAAGGTGGAGAGCATTTGTCCAGGCGTTGTATCTTGTGCAGACATTGTTGCAGTCGCAGCCCGTGATGCATCTGTTGCT GTTAGTGGCCCAACATGGGCAGTAAAGCTTGGAAGAAGAGACTCCATCACTTCAGGCCTAAGCCAAGCTGCCACCAACCTTCCAAGCTTTAGGGACAGCCTCGACAAGCTCGTTTCCTTGTTCGGCAGCAAAGGTTTGAGTGCAAGAGACATGGTGGCCCTTTCAG GTTCCCATACAATAGGCCAAGCAAGATGTGTGACATTCAGGGATAGGATATACGACAATGGAACTGACATTGACACCGGCTTTGCCAGTACCAGGAGACGCCGCTGTCCTGCTGATAATGGGAATGGTGATGCCAATCTTGCACCTCTTGAGTTGGTGACGCCCAATTCTTTTGATAACAATTACTTCAAGAATGTCATTCAAAGGAAAGGTCTTCTTCAATCCGACCAAGTGCTTTTTAGTGGAGGATCCACCGACTCTATTGTCAATGAATACAGCAAGAGCCCAAAAACTTTCAGGTCTGACTTTGCATCTGCCATGGTGAAGATGGGAGATATTGAAGCTCTCACCGGATCTGCTGGAGTGATACGAAAATTTTGCAATGTCATAAACTAA
- the LOC117926515 gene encoding lignin-forming anionic peroxidase-like, whose product MGLTAGSSSWPSCISPACIFLAVFLILSTMPCEAHLSPTFYDHTCPRALTTIQTAVRTAVSRERRMAASLIRLHFHDCFVQGCDASILLDDSSSIQSEKNAPNNLNSVRGYEVIDNIKSKVESLCPGVVSCADIVAVAARDASVAVSGPTWTVKLGRRDSTTSGLSQAATNLPSFRDSLDKLVSLFGSKGLSARDMVALSGSHTIGQARCVTFRDRIYDNGTDIDAGFASTRRRRCPADNGNGDDNLAPLELVTPNSFDNNYFKNLIRRKGLLQSDQVLFSGGSTDTIVNEYSKSPKTFRSDFASAMMKMGDIEPLIGSAGVIRKFCNVIN is encoded by the exons atgggtttAACAGCAGGGAGTTCAAGTTGGCCCTCTTGCATTTCTCCTGCCTGCATTTTTCTTGCTGTGTTCCTCATTCTTTCAACCATGCCTTGTGAAGCTCACCTATCTCCAACATTCTATGATCATACCTGTCCAAGAGCACTCACCACCATCCAGACAGCTGTCAGAACTGCTGTGTCACGTGAGCGTAGAATGGCAGCATCTCTAATTCGTCTCCACTTCCACGATTGCTTTGTCCAG GGCTGTGATGCATCAATCTTGCTTGATGATTCCTCCTCCATTCAAAGCGAGAAGAATGCACCTAATAATTTGAATTCAGTTAGAGGGTACGAAGTCATAGATAATATCAAGTCAAAGGTGGAGAGCCTATGTCCAGGCGTTGTATCTTGTGCAGACATTGTTGCCGTCGCAGCCCGAGATGCATCTGTTGCT GTTAGTGGCCCAACATGGACAGTGAAGCTTGGAAGAAGAGACTCCACCACTTCTGGCCTCAGCCAAGCTGCAACCAATCTTCCGAGCTTTAGGGACAGCCTAGACAAGCTTGTTTCCTTGTTCGGCAGCAAAGGTTTGAGTGCAAGAGACATGGTGGCCCTTTCGG GTTCCCATACAATAGGCCAAGCAAGATGTGTGACATTCCGGGATAGGATATATGACAATGGAACTGACATTGATGCCGGCTTTGCCAGTACAAGGAGACGCCGCTGTCCTGCTGATAATGGGAATGGTGATGACAATCTTGCACCTCTTGAGTTGGTGACGCCCAATTCTTTTGATAACAATTACTTCAAGAATCTCATTCGAAGGAAAGGTCTTCTTCAATCCGACCAAGTACTTTTTAGTGGAGGATCCACAGACACTATTGTCAATGAATACAGCAAGAGCCCAAAAACTTTCAGGTCTGATTTTGCATCCGCCATGATGAAGATGGGAGATATTGAACCCTTGATTGGATCTGCCGGAGTGATACGAAAATTCTGCAACGTCATAAACTAA